One genomic region from Daphnia magna isolate NIES linkage group LG10, ASM2063170v1.1, whole genome shotgun sequence encodes:
- the LOC123476949 gene encoding uncharacterized protein LOC123476949, translated as MFAGISDPLELAAPIIIKAKVHLRELIVKGLKWSEPVKVADRAWWESWFHIVQKLAHVSIERCLFPEEDDIVKSQLHTFGDASEEAYATVVYVRNQYRCGKIIVRIVKASSKMAPKKSLSVPKLELNAALLSSRVAAAVQNCLIHPISCRYFWMDSSTVRNWIRATASFYQIFVANRVGEIQTLTESDEWRFIPGKLNPADAATRSSIGEDVWPRIWQDGLEFLLQPESTWPTDLPWITATAELKATKSHHVQTTPDPFDWSAVSLDHSNISSFLKLEGETKNLLKRCQSEAFPEDLTRLKRGKPLRSSSHLSVLSLKLGEDGILRLGGRIDRAKLPYDARHPPLLPSKHPLTEKIVEVVHGQMHHAGTDYLFAKLCQHFWIIRWRELVKKVRRMCPTCIKDRAVPAAQLMGDLPAVRLDSYSPPFFHTSVDYFGPIETSPGRNRVTKRYGALFTCLTTRAVHVELAESLSSEDFLLVFRRFIGLFGKPATVQSDNGTNFVGAECELNDLPPRAPHFGGAHESLVRSTKRALYQALDLEKKALRYPTNEMLRTLFAEIAGFLNSRPLTYASSDPEDFRPLTPNDFLNRPPTSDLLPGEFNDALPRERFRYVQKTAKLFWDLWTKLYLPTLVPRKKWKSAQEKIAVGDVVLLLDPNQPRGLWKIGHVNQVYPGDDGQVRVVKVRTKDGSTPERFIA; from the exons ATGTTCGCCGGAATCTCCGACCCACTTGAGTTAGCAGCTCCTATCATCATAAAGGCAAAGGTCCACCTTCGTGAATTAATCGTCAAGGGGCTTAAGTGGTCCGAACCAGTGAAAGTAGCCGATCGAGCGTGGTGGGAGTCATGGTTCCACATCGTGCAAAAATTGGCCCATGTATCCATTGAACGCTGTTTATTTCCGGAAGAAGATGATATCGTCAAGTCTCAGCTTCACACGTTTGGAGATGCTTCGGAGGAGGCCTACGCCACGGTGGTGTACGTCCGTAACCAATACCGCTGCGGTAAAATCATTGTCAGAATTGTGAAGGCAAGCAGTAAGATGGCCCCAAAGAAGAGTCTGTCGGTGCCAAAATTGGAGCTGAATGCCGCTTTATTGTCTTCCCGTGTCGCCGCTGCCGTCCAGAACTGTCTCATTCATCCAATCAGCTGCAGATATTTCTGGATGGACTCCAGTACTGTCCGTAATTGGATAAGAGCCACCGCCTCGTTTTACCAAATCTTCGTCGCCAACCGAGTAGGGGAGATACAGACGTTAACGGAGAGCGACGAATGGCGTTTTATTCCCGGCAAACTAAACCCCGCGGACGCTGCTACCCGTTCCTCCATCGGAGAAGATGTCTGGCCAAGGATCTGGCAAGACGGCCTGGAATTTCTACTACAACCGGAATCCACCTGGCCCACGGATCTTCCTTGGATTACCGCGACAGCAGAACTGAAAGCCACCAAATCGCATCACGTCCAGACCACCCCagatccgtttgattggtcagCAGTCAGTTTGGACCATTCTAACATTTCATCTTTCTTGAAATTAGAAGGAGAAACGAAGAACCTCCTCAAACGATGTCAATCAGAAGCCTTTCCGGAAGATCTCACTCGTCTTAAGCGAGGAAAGCCCCTTCGTTCCTCTTCCCATCTGTCGGTCTTAAGTCTGAAGCTCGGCGAGGATGGAATCTTACGTCTAGGCGGCCGTATTGATAGAGCGAAGCTGCCATACGATGCCCGTCATCCTCCGTTACTTCCCAGCAAGCACCCGCTCACGGAGAAAATAGTCGAAGTTGTGCATGGTCAGATGCATCACGCCGGAACGGATTATTTATTCGCCAAATTGTGTCAACATTTCTGGATCATTCGCTGGCGAGAGCTGGTCAAGAAAGTGCGTCGAATGTGCCCAACGTGCATCAAGGATAGAGCGGTCCCAGCTGCTCAACTGATGGGCGATCTACCAGCCGTGCGACTTGATTCTTATTCCCCGCCTTTCTTCCACACCTCCGTTGACTATTTCGGCCCTATAGAGACGAGTCCTGGACGGAACAGAGTGACAAAGCGGTACGGTGCACTCTTCACTTGTCTGACGACAAGAGCTGTACATGTAGAATTAGCTGAGTCCCTATCATCTGAGGATTTTCTGCTGGTCTTTCGTCGATTCATCGGTCTTTTCGGTAAACCTGCCACTGTCCAATCCGACAATGGGACGAACTTCGTCGGAGCGGAGTGTGAGTTGAACGATCTC CCTCCACGAGCACCGCACTTCGGCGGAGCTCACGAGAGCTTGGTCCGTTCTACAAAACGTGCCCTGTACCAAGCCTTGGATCTTGAGAAGAAAGCTCTACGCTACCCAACTAACGAGATGCTGCGGACGCTATTTGCAGAAATAGCCGGATTCCTCAATTCTCGTCCTCTGACCTACGCTAGTTCGGATCCGGAAGACTTTCGGCCCTTAACGCCAAACGACTTCTTGAATCGCCCGCCTACTTCCGACTTACTGCCCGGCGAATTCAACGACGCTCTGCCCAGAGAGCGATTCCGCTACGTCCAGAAGACGGCCAAGTTATTCTGGGATTTATGGACTAAACTGTATCTTCCGACGTTAGTTCCGCGAAAGAAGTGGAAATCAGCTCAAGAGAAAATTGCCGTCGGTGACGTCGTCCTTCTACTGGATCCTAACCAACCGCGCGGTCTCTGGAAAATCGGCCACGTTAATCAGGTTTATCCGGGAGACGACGGACAAGTACGCGTCGTCAAGGTGAGAACGAAAGACGGAAGTACACCCGAGCGATTCATCGCCTAA